aaggggggcagtgggaggtcctggagagagagagagggacatGGTTACACTAGAGGGGAGACATCTTGCACACTTGCTTGCACACTCACCCACATTCCCTTGCACACATGCCCACTGTTGCACTGGCTTGCCCATGCCCCTTGTGTGCTCACCTGGGTGTGGGGgtctggatccctgggctggagcaggtcCAGCCGGGGGAGGTACGGGGGGACCAGGCAGCTCAGGGTCCGGGCAAGGGGGGAACGCAGGATGCCCTGCCTGTGGGGGGGAGACAGAGGTGAGGGTCGCTCCAGCTCTTCCTCCACCCCCTACATCCCCCTTctgtcttcctgccccctccccacccctgctccatgcCTCCCCATCTCCTTGccccccatcctccttccccccatcccctgcctcctgctgccccccttGCCCCTCCGCTGTCCCCAGCCCCCACCTTTCCTCCTGTCTCCTcatctccccatcccctgcctcccgctgcccccctcGTCCCTCTGGTGCCCCCAGCCTCCCACCTTCCTCCTATCTCctcatccccccatcccctgcccctcactgccccctttgcccccccaGCATCCCATCTCctcatcccccccatcccctgccccccactgcccccctcacCACCCTGGcatcctcagcccccccaccttcctcctctcttctcatccccccatcccctgcctcccgctgcccccctcGCCCCTCTGGTgtccccaaccccccaccttCCTCCTGTCTCCtcatccccccccatcccctgcccccccactgcccccctcaccccccggcatcctcagccccccaccttcCTCAGAGCCGCCAGCTCCCGCAGCACCGACTCCACGTCCTCCAGGTCGTCGTCATCCTCGTCCGGAGCCGCCCCGGCCCCCTGCCCGCCGATGGGGTCGATGCAAATCACCTCGTGCCCCCGGATCTCCCGGCGGCAGAAGGGGCAGGTCGGGGCCTGCACttgctgggaggagaggggggtgtcagggggcagagggttggggggctggggtcaggggtcaCGGGCCTGGCTGGCTCTCAGGCACCCCACAATGGGGCTGGGGTCCCAGTGACCTGCCGGGGGCTCAGGCAGCTTCTGCACAGCAGGGTCAGAGGTCAGGGGTCATACAGTGGGGGTAGGGGCCAGAGGTCAGGCTGACCTTCCTGGTTCTCGTGCAGTCCCTGCACAGCAGGGGTCAGGGGTCAGAGGTCAGACTCACCTGCCAGGTGTTCAGGCAGTCCCTGCACAACAGGTGCCCGCATGGCTGGAGCCGAACGTCCTTGTCGTTCTCGGCGCAGATTTTACAGAGCTGGAAAGTGGATCCCATCTGGGAGTAGAGCTGGGCTTGGtcctgggggagaaggagggtgaGACTGGGCTTGGCTTGgcccagggggctgggagggcaccaggacagggggctcagggtgggggcatggctggggtggagcagcccCGGTACTGACCGGTGAGACCTCGATCCGGTTCTGAGGCGTCGGTTCTGTCAGCTCTGTCAGGTCCGGATTCACGTTCTTCCCATCCGGATACAGGTAACTGGGGGGGCGCGGAAACTGTCAGAACCAGCCTGGTCCGACCAGAACCCCCCACAGATCCACACCAGGACCCAGCGGGTCGGCATCAGTGCTCCCAAAATCTGAGTAACCTGCGCCCGAACTGACCCAGAATTAAACCCACACGGCCCTGACCAGAACCGACTCGAACCAGCCCAACTCAGCCCGGCAGAACTGACCCACCAAATCCAGACCCACAATCACCCGGGCCCAAGTTCCAGACCACACCAGGCTCCGGGCACATAACCGGATTCTGCCCCCCAGGCCTCTGCCCCAATCTGCCCAGCAGGGCCCCCAGCTTGCCCAACTCCGTCACACCCTCggccgccccactccctgccagaCCCCCACTCACAAGCCCTCCTTGTGCCCCTCGATCAGCGCCTGGAagaggggtctgtcctgggggaTGGTCTGCAGGATGCTGCCGTCCCGGCTCACGTAGCCGATGGCCCACTGCCCCAGCCGCGTGCAACTGAGCCGAAACACGTAGCTGGGGGGGAAACGGGGTCAGAGGCAGGGGGTGACCCCAAAGCCTGAGGGGGGCGCAAGGgggtagaggctgcagggagcggggtggggggctcagcggggggcgctctcccctggcagtcagtgctggccccattgACCTGGGgacctgggctgcagggagtggggcagggggccgggggcactctcccctggcagtcagtgctggccccattgACCTGGgggcctgggctgcagggagtggggcagggggcgctctcccctggcagtcagtgctggccccaatgggcactagggggcctgtgctgcagggagcggggtggggggggctcagcgaggggcgctctcccctggcagtcagtgctggccccattgACCTGGgggcctgggctgcagggagtggggcagggggccgggggcgctctcccctggcagtcagtgctggccccaatgggcactagggggcctgtgctgcagggaggagggctgggggccagcagggggcgctccccACTCTCCCCCACCGGGGTCCCTACCTGCCCGGCTTGTTGGAATAGGTTTGCAGCCGCGCCCTCACTTCGTCGTAGGTCAGGAAGGCCACGTAGCCCGGGTGCGTCACTGCCAGGTGCGTCCAGTTCTTCAGCAGCGTgggccagggctgcaggggcACAAGGGTCGCGCTGGACGCCGAGGtcttgcccccccgcccccgagacCCCCATTGCCTTTCTGTGCTGCCAGGGGGTGACCCCCCCAGTCCCATCTGCCCTgcgtctctcccccacccccaccctgctgcagcGCTGCTGCTGAGCCGGAAACCCTCAGgcctcccgcccgcccgcccctggcagtgctctcccccccccccgcccacgggTCAGCGCAGCTTGAGCGGGGACAGACACGCCACATCCTGCTGGGGATCAAGTGGCAGCACCTGGCCCTGCTcgaaagtgggggtgggggtggtgcagAGACTAGAGCGAAGCCGGTGGAGGGGCATTGACGGGGATGggccacagcagcagcccccgcccctgcccccaccccctgcaatcTGGGCCCATGGAGCCAGGTGGGGGAATGGAGgacgggctggggaggggaaggatggaggaagcaggtgtgcaggggagGCTGCCCTCTTAGCCCTCATCTCCCCCGCTTGGCCCCCCGTGTccagccccgcctcccccgccCGTACCTGGAAGAGGCGGGTGAAGATGTCGAACTCGAAGATGGACACGTGGTCGCTGCAGGTCAGGTCCATGGTGGCTCTCAGGGCCGCGGCCATGGGGCCGGGCGCCACGGGGTGAACCCGCTGCAGCCCCACCTGGAACTCGCTCCATGACACCAGgctcctgtgggggcagggggcagtgagaGGGGATGGGCCCATGGGGGGGTTGGAAGTAGCAGGTTGGGAGACcctggggaagaaggggggtatctgggtgggagaggggaaggggatacctggggggcaagcagggggaggagggcagtgggGCAGGGATACCAGGGAGTCCATGtctcagcagggggctgggaggggaataGCGGGGGGTAGCTGGGGAATGGAGGTATCAGGGATCTCACCgtgccccccatgtccctctccAGAAGGCCTCGGCGGGCGGCTGGCTGGGCCGGTACTGGTGCCCCTGGTCCTGCCCGTCGGGGATCAGGGCTCGGAGCTCCCCCAGCACGTGGCTGAAGATCAGCGACAGCTTGGTCAGCTTCCTCCTGGGGGAGAGATGGGAGCAGGGGTGAGAATGGGgtccactctcccctcccccaccacagtcaaCAGGAAACACTTGGGGGGCGGACGgacgggaaggggaggggggcagtttcTCTGCAGCATCAAAGAGGCCCAGAGACGCTGCTGGTGGAGCCGGAcaaccccaggctggggggaagaCGGACTgtcacctgccccaccccacaatCTCCACTCCAGGCACCCAGAAACAGACACTGGGAAGGAAAGAAGATGGTTTGTATGTTGGGGAGAGGTCGGGAGGGagaggcaccagcagagctggggggaaacccaggctgggatgggggggctgcgggtcgggagtgaggggcatcagcagggctgggatggggggggggccgcgggtcgggagtgagggacaccagcagagctgggggggaacccaggctgggatgtgggggctgcgggttgggagtgaggggcaccagcagagctgggggggaacccaggctgggatggggggcctgcgggttgggagtgaggggcaccagcagagctgggggggaacccaggctgggatgtgggggctgcgggttgggagtgaggggcaccagcagagctgggggggaacccaggcctggaTGGGGggcctgcgggtcgggagtgaggggcaccagcagagctgggggggaacccaggcctggaTGGGGggcctgcgggtcgggagtgaggggcaccagcagagctaggggggaacccaggctgggATGCGGGGGGGCGTTGAGAGTGCGGGGAGCCAGGGTCCCTGGATCTGGGCGTTTTCTGTTGTTGGTTCTTTTTCTGCTTCCGCTGCGATAGGAGCTGGTTACTCAGTAACTCGGGGCCACACCCTTTCACCAGAGTCCAACAGGCGCGGCCAGCCTCTCCCTACGGgcaggtgcccctcactcccgacccgcagccccccgactatcccagccctggggtctcTCCCTCAGCTCTGCCGGTTCCCCTcactctgctatcccagccctgggctctccccacctaGCTcggccagtgcccctcactcccgacctgcagcccccccgctagcccagctctgggctccccacatccccacatctctgccagtgcccctcactcccgactcgcacACCCCTGCTAACTCAGCTCtgcctccccctcagctctgctggtgcccctcactcccgacctgcagccctctgctagcccagctctccctgcctccTTGCCCCACGGTGCCCCCTTGGGGCCAGTACCTGGAGACCGACCCCTCCTGGAAAATGCCATCCGGGTCTCCCTTGAAGAGCTTGGTGGCCTGCTTGACCTTGCGCTGCAGGTTGTTGATGTAGACAGGGAAGTAGCCGGCCTCCCAGAGGCGGCTCAGGCTGGCCCCGGGCTGGCCCCGAATCAGCAGCAGGTGCTGGCGcatctggggcaggagctggagcaggctgggggggctgttcctcagccccaggcccggctgctccaccagccgctgcAACTTCTCCAGCccctgcagggccttgtccagcGAGCGCCGAGCGGCTGCGCCCAGGGCAAAAGGGCCCCGCCGGGCACCTGGTCCCCCTGCAGCAGCCATAGCAGCTGGCGAAAGGCCGGAGGGGAGAGACTGTGCTTCCTGCACCCAGGGTTGGGCAGGGCGGGTCTGAccgagggggagggaaggagggaacgaAGAAAAGAACAAGAcagagcgagcgagagagaaaAGCGTAGAGGAAGCGACACAAACAAGCAGCTTCACAAGAGGGCCACAGGCAAGGCCTTGAGCCCCCCCTCCTGTCACATCCGGACAggtcactcccctcccccccactgaggagatgggagggagtgtgggggcgTTTTTACACACTGCGCACCTGTCAGAGCAAGTGTgaacctgcagctctggggcctTTGGatccaggagtgaggggcactggcagagctggggggtggggagcccagtgctgggctggcagggggctgcgggtcgggggtcaggggcaccggcagagctagggagggaggaagagaggagcCCTGGgtggccagggggctgcaggtcaggggtgaggggcactggcagagctggggggtggggagaccagtgctgggctggcagggggctgcgggtcgggggtcaggggcaccggcagagctagggagggaggaagagaggagcCCTGGgtggccagggggctgcaggtcaggggtgaggggcactggcagagctggggagcccagggctgggctggcagggggctgcgggtcaggagtgaggggcaccgcctGTCAGTTCTGTCACACCCTGTGCAGCTCTCTGGGTGATTTCCgccggggggggcgggagcagccgGGAACCCGCCCCGGGCCTGAACCTACCTGTAAATCCAGGTGCCGCTGACTCACCTGTGGCCtcgcctgcccctgcccctgcccctgccccgggggCGCGCCTGGAACCCGCCTG
Above is a window of Chrysemys picta bellii isolate R12L10 chromosome 20, ASM1138683v2, whole genome shotgun sequence DNA encoding:
- the CBLC gene encoding E3 ubiquitin-protein ligase CBL-C produces the protein MAAAGGPGARRGPFALGAAARRSLDKALQGLEKLQRLVEQPGLGLRNSPPSLLQLLPQMRQHLLLIRGQPGASLSRLWEAGYFPVYINNLQRKVKQATKLFKGDPDGIFQEGSVSRRKLTKLSLIFSHVLGELRALIPDGQDQGHQYRPSQPPAEAFWRGTWGARSLVSWSEFQVGLQRVHPVAPGPMAAALRATMDLTCSDHVSIFEFDIFTRLFQPWPTLLKNWTHLAVTHPGYVAFLTYDEVRARLQTYSNKPGSYVFRLSCTRLGQWAIGYVSRDGSILQTIPQDRPLFQALIEGHKEGFYLYPDGKNVNPDLTELTEPTPQNRIEVSPDQAQLYSQMGSTFQLCKICAENDKDVRLQPCGHLLCRDCLNTWQQVQAPTCPFCRREIRGHEVICIDPIGGQGAGAAPDEDDDDLEDVESVLRELAALRKGILRSPLARTLSCLVPPYLPRLDLLQPRDPDPHTQVSTQGAWASQCNSGHVCKGMWVSVQASVQDVSPLV